A stretch of Komagataella phaffii GS115 chromosome 2, complete sequence DNA encodes these proteins:
- a CDS encoding Protein O-mannosyltransferase, transfers mannose residues from dolichyl phosphate-D-mannose to prote gives MTGRVDQKSDQKVKELIEKIDSESTSRVFQEEPVTSILTRYEPYVAPIIFTLLSFFTRMYKIGINNHVVWDEAHFGKFGSYYLRHEFYHDVHPPLGKMLVGLSGYIAGYNGSWDFPSGQEYPDYIDYVKMRLFNATFSALCVPFAYFTMKEIGFDIKTTWLFTLMVLCETSYCTLGKFILLDSMLLLFTVTTVFTFVRFHNENSKPGNSFSRKWWKWLLLTGISIGLTCSVKMVGLFVTVLVGIYTVVDLWNKFGDQSISRKKYAAHWLARFIGLIAIPIGVFLLSFRIHFEILSNSGTGDANMSSLFQANLRGSSVGGGPRDVTTLNSKVTIKSQGLGSGLLHSHVQTYPQGSSQQQITTYSHKDANNDWVFQLTREDSRNAFKEAHYVVDGMSVRLVHSNTGRNLHTHQVAAPVSSSEWEVSCYGNETIGDPKDNWIVEIVDQYGDEDKLRLHPLTSSFRLKSATLGCYLGTSGASLPQWGFRQGEVVCYKNPFRRDKRTWWNIEDHNNPDLPNPPENFVLPRTHFLKDFVQLNLAMMATNNALVPDPDKEDNLASSAWEWPTLHVGIRLCGWGDDNVKYFLIGSPATTWTSSVGIVVFLFLLLIYLIKWQRQYVIFPSVQTPLESADTKTVALFDKSDSFNVFLMGGLYPLLGWGLHFAPFVIMSRVTYVHHYLPALYFAMIVFCYLVSLLDKKLGHPALGLLIYVALYSLVIGTFIWLSPVVFGMDGPNRNYSYLNLLPSWRVSDP, from the coding sequence ATGACAGGCCGTGTCGACCAGAAATCTGATCAGAAGGTGAAGGAATTGATCGAAAAGATCGACTCCGAATCCACTTCCAGAGTTTTTCAGGAAGAACCAGTCACTTCGATCTTGACACGTTACGAACCCTATGTCGCCCCAATTATATTCACGTTGTTGTCCTTTTTCACTCGTATGTACAAAATTGGGATCAACAACCACGTCGTTTGGGATGAAGCTCACTTCGGAAAGTTTGGCTCCTACTATCTCAGACACGAGTTCTACCACGATGTCCACCCTCCGTTGGGTAAGATGTTGGTCGGTCTATCTGGCTACATTGCCGGTTACAATGGCTCCTGGGATTTCCCCTCCGGTCAAGAGTACCCTGACTATATTGATTACGTTAAAATGAGGTTATTCAATGCCACCTTCAGTGCCTTATGTGTGCCATTCGCCTATTTCACCATGAAGGAGATTGGATTTGATATCAAGACAACTTGGCTATTCACACTGATGGTCTTGTGTGAAACAAGTTATTGTACGTTAGGAAAATTCATCTTGCTGGATTCAATGCTGCTGCTATTCACTGTGACTACGGTTTTCACCTTTGTTAGGTTCCATAACGAAAACAGTAAACCAGGAAACTCGTTTTCTCGCAAATGGTGGAAATGGCTTCTGCTTACTGGTATTTCCATTGGTCTCACTTGTTCCGTCAAAATGGTGGGTTTATTTGTCACAGTATTAGTTGGAATTTACACAGTTGTTGACTTATGGAATAAATTTGGTGATCAATCCATTTCTCGTAAGAAATATGCTGCTCATTGGCTAGCTCGTTTCATCGGCTTGATTGCCATCCCAATTGGCGTTTTTCTATTGTCATTCCGTAtccattttgaaatattaTCCAATTCTGGTACCGGTGATGCAAACATGTCTTCATTGTTCCAAGCTAACCTTCGTGGATCATCCGTCGGAGGAGGCCCCAGAGATGTGACCACTCTCAACTCTAAAGTGACCATAAAGAGCCAAGGTTTAGGATCTGGTCTGTTACATTCCCACGTTCAAACTTATCCTCAAGGTTCCAGCCAACAACAGATTACAACCTATTCTCACAAAGATGCCAACAATGATTGGGTGTTTCAACTTACGAGAGAAGACTCTCGAAACGCTTTCAAGGAAGCCCACTATGTCGTTGATGGTATGTCTGTTCGTCTCGTTCATTCAAACACTGGTAGAAACTTACACACTCACCAAGTTGCTGCTCCCGTCTCCTCATCCGAATGGGAAGTCAGTTGTTATGGTAATGAAACCATTGGAGACCCGAAAGATAATTGgattgttgaaattgtcGACCAGTATGGTGATGAAGATAAGCTGAGATTGCACCCATTGACCTCCAGTTTCCGTTTGAAATCGGCAACTCTGGGATGCTATTTGGGTACTTCGGGTGCTTCACTGCCTCAATGGGGTTTCAGACAAGGTGAAGTTGTTTGTTACAAAAATCCGTTCCGTAGAGATAAGCGCACCTGGTGGAACATCGAGGACCATAACAATCCTGATCTACCTAATCCTCCAGAAAATTTTGTTCTTCCCAGGACtcattttttgaaagactttGTTCAATTAAATTTAGCAATGATGGCAACAAACAACGCTTTGGTCCCAGACCCAGATAAGGAAGATAATCTAGCTTCTTCTGCCTGGGAATGGCCCACGCTACACGTTGGTATCCGTCTGTGCGGTTGGGGCGATGACAACGTCAAGTATTTCTTGATTGGTTCTCCCGCAACCACCTGGACTTCTTCAGTTGGTATTGTAGTATTCCTGTTCCTGCTGTTAATTTACTTGATCAAATGGCAACGTCAATATGTCATTTTCCCATCCGTCCAGACTCCACTAGAGTCAGCCGACACCAAAACAGTTGCATTGTTTGACAAGTCTGATAGCTTCAACGTCTTCCTTATGGGAGGATTATACCCGCTTCTGGGATGGGGTTTACATTTTGCTCCGTTTGTGATCATGTCGCGTGTTACCTACGTTCACCATTATCTTCCTGCATTGTACTTTGCCATGATTGTTTTCTGCTACTTGGTTTCTCTGTTGGATAAGAAACTAGGCCACCCAGCATTAGGATTACTGATCTATGTGGCTCTGTATTCCTTGGTCATTGGAACATTTATTTGGCTCAGCCCCGTTGTGTTTGGTATGGACGGTCCGAACAGAAATTACAGTTACCTAAACCTTCTACCTAGTTGGAGAGTATCAGACCCATAG
- a CDS encoding Nucleoside transporter with broad nucleoside selectivity, translating to MSTYRELEREEGDFSDKKLLTGWFSLTVGQLQYAAFMAVGIALLWPWNCFLSASDFFGERLQEHKWLSANYSSSMMTISTLTSTLCNVFLSQKQSGVDYSKRLVMGQTITIVVFAFMGLLCVWNTGLDPIIFFVLVMINVALSSVAVSLSQVGAMAIVNVLGPIYANAVVVGNAVAGVLPSIALIISTALSGTHVAGKLQPKRDYAVMAYFLTACVVSGIALVLFGLAESHGPIDVVAAPVHTSSTADEAIEELGIPLEEEEYVPFSTLWAKLRFVALTIFTVFGVSLVFPVFASSIVSANGINSRIFVPLAFLLWNLGDLAGRLLCAYPRFVTRSPIKLFIFSLARFLYIPLFAICNIRDKGGLIQSDVLYLLFQLSFGISNGLIYSSAFMIVGDIASGENEQKAASGFTAVFLSLGLACGSLGSYLVVAFIL from the coding sequence ATGTCGACCTATAGAGAACTGGAGCGCGAGGAGGGCGACTTCTCTGATAAGAAGCTTCTCACAGGCTGGTTCTCCTTAACCGTGGGACAACTACAATATGCTGCATTCATGGCCGTAGGAATCGCGTTGCTTTGGCCTTGGAATTGCTTTCTATCAGCTTCAGACTTCTTTGGAGAGCGGTTGCAAGAACACAAGTGGCTCTCTGCTAACTATTCATCGTCCATGATGACCATTTCAACGTTGACCTCAACGTTATGCAACGTGTTTTTGTCCCAAAAGCAAAGTGGGGTAGATTATTCAAAGAGACTCGTCATGGGCCAAACAATCACCATAGTCGTATTTGCCTTTATGGGTCTGCTGTGCGTATGGAATACGGGGCTAGATCCAATAATATTTTTTGTGTTGGTCATGATTAATGTTGCACTGAGTTCAGTAGCTGTGTCGTTATCACAGGTCGGTGCTATGGCGATCGTGAATGTGTTGGGACCAATATATGCTAATGCTGTGGTTGTGGGGAATGCTGTTGCTGGTGTGCTACCGTCCATCGCTCTGATTATTAGCACTGCCCTGTCGGGAACTCATGTGGCTGGAAAGTTGCAACCTAAAAGAGATTATGCAGTTATGGCATACTTTTTGACTGCCTGTGTCGTTAGTGGTATTGCATTAGTTCTTTTTGGGTTGGCAGAGTCACATGGCCCAATCGACGTTGTTGCTGCACCTGTTCATACTTCTTCTACTGCTGATGAGGCTATTGAAGAACTAGGTATCCCTttagaagaggaggagTATGTTCCCTTTTCAACTCTGTGGGCCAAACTTCGTTTTGTTGCACTCACAATATTTACAGTCTTTGGGGTTTCTTTGGTCTTCCCAGTCTTTGCATCGAGTATTGTTTCCGCCAACGGAATCAACAGTCGCATATTTGTCCCCTTGGCATTCCTACTCTGGAACCTTGGTGATTTAGCAGGTCGATTACTATGTGCTTATCCCAGATTTGTCACGCGATCTCCCATAAAATTATTTATTTTCTCCTTAGCAAGATTTCTTTACATCCCGCTATTTGCAATTTGCAATATCCGAGACAAGGGAGGCCTCATACAGTCAGATGTTCTATACCTCCTATTCCAGCTTTCCTTTGGAATATCCAATGGATTGATTTACTCCTCAGCATTCATGATTGTAGGAGACATAGCTTCTGGAGAAAATGAACAGAAAGCTGCTTCAGGTTTTACTGCTGTATTTTTGAGTCTTGGTCTGGCATGTGGGTCATTAGGAAGCTACCTGGTTGTAGCATTTATTCTTTAG
- a CDS encoding Activator of Chs3p (chitin synthase III), recruits Chs3p to the bud neck via interaction with Bni4p — MSTHPYRQKIPQLPGSTGSFDRPDVTSTQSGVETASTEPNSRATLANLGSVSALPQLDVQQPVLPFTSQVSHNRSSSKPGSVTSRSNANSPAGSVSSHSPRSSLSSPLIHPLNPEAQRATGSKVVSPNGSIGNLNEFGHKYRNSGSRLSINTSSSGHSSPMYNIKPDHRTSSRSVDLGSFYQLDRSVSPAITIGTNMDFSQSLLANQQTAEHPSALVPRMKTIEMYRKNARKSHDPAVLFQYAQYMLQTALLLDTESEEEGKLRKDFLQEAQHYLKKLADKGYLDAQYLLGDAYSVAAFGKTDDKESFSLFQSAAKHGHVECAYRTALCYEEGLGTGRNSRKAVEFLKFAASRNHAAAMYKMGLYSFYAKMGLPNNITTKKAGIQWLSRATMRATELTAAAPYELAKIHYHGFEDIVIPDRKYALELYVKAASLGHVKSAAILGHHYEVGDVIPQDPDLSIHYYNIAAMGGDCESMLAMCAWYLVGSEKLEKDENEAFEWAIRAAHGGLAKAQFAVSHFLEQGIGCEIDFAQSKVWLEKSAQGGNSRAITKLKNLNSSSENSTKDSKKDKDCIIM; from the coding sequence atGTCAACACATCCCTACAGACAGAAGATTCCGCAGTTACCTGGGTCGACTGGGTCTTTTGACAGACCAGACGTCACAAGCACGCAGTCAGGTGTTGAAACCGCTTCAACTGAGCCAAATTCTCGAGCAACTTTAGCCAATCTTGGCTCTGTTTCGGCATTGCCTCAATTGGACGTCCAACAACCAGTGTTGCCGTTCACATCCCAAGTTTCACACAACAGGTCAAGCAGTAAGCCAGGAAGTGTTACGAGCAGATCGAATGCTAATTCTCCTGCCGGATCTGTATCTTCCCATTCTCCCCGCTCGTCCCTGTCATCGCCTCTCATTCATCCATTAAATCCCGAAGCCCAAAGAGCAACTGGCTCTAAAGTTGTTTCGCCCAATGGCAGTATTGGTAACCTGAATGAGTTTGGTCATAAGTATCGCAATTCAGGCTCCCGCCTATCCATAAACACATCAAGTTCAGGCCACTCTAGCCCTATGTATAACATCAAGCCTGATCATAGAACTTCATCCCGCTCTGTTGATTTAGGATCATTTTACCAACTAGACCGCAGCGTTTCTCCAGCTATCACCATTGGCACCAACATGGACTTTTCTCAGTCTCTACTAGCTAATCAGCAGACCGCAGAGCATCCAAGTGCTCTGGTTCCCCGCATGAAAACTATTGAAATGTATCGAAAGAATGCACGTAAGTCTCATGATCCTGCTGTACTTTTCCAGTATGCTCAATATATGCTTCAGACGGCTTTGCTGCTGGACACAGAGTCTGAAGAGGAAGGGAAATTGCGcaaagattttcttcaagaggCTCAACATTACCTGAAAAAGTTAGCGGACAAGGGTTACCTAGATGCCCAATATCTATTGGGAGACGCATACTCTGTCGCAGCGTTTGGAAAGACCGATGACAAGGAGtcattttctctttttcaatctgCAGCTAAACATGGCCACGTCGAATGTGCTTACCGTACAGCGCTCTGTTACGAAGAAGGCTTAGGTACGGGTAGGAACTCTCGTAAGGCGgttgagtttttgaaatttgCTGCGAGTCGGAACCACGCTGCAGCCATGTATAAAATGGGGCTGTATTCGTTTTATGCGAAGATGGGGTTGCCAAACAATATCACCACTAAGAAAGCTGGTATCCAATGGCTGTCTAGAGCAACCATGAGAGCTACTGAACTTACTGCTGCTGCTCCTTATGAGCTAGCCAAAATCCATTACCATGGGTTTGAAGACATTGTCATTCCTGATCGAAAATATGCTTTAGAATTATATGTGAAGGCAGCATCTCTTGGTCATGTCAAATCTGCTGCCATCTTGGGTCATCATTATGAAGTTGGAGATGTCATTCCTCAAGATCCGGATCTATCGATTCATTACTACAATATAGCTGCAATGGGAGGTGACTGTGAATCAATGTTGGCCATGTGTGCTTGGTACCTAGTAGGTTCTGAAAAGCTagagaaagatgaaaatgaagccTTTGAATGGGCAATTCGTGCTGCCCACGGAGGTCTCGCAAAAGCTCAATTTGCAGTGAGTCATTTCTTAGAACAGGGTATTGGATGTGAAATAGATTTTGCCCAATCTAAAGTCTGGCTTGAGAAGTCCGCCCAAGGAGGCAACTCTAGAGCTATAACAAAGCTAAAGAATTtaaattcttcttctgagaATTCCACGAAGGATAGTAAGAAAGACAAAGATTGCATTATCATGTAG
- a CDS encoding Catalytic subunit of 1,3-beta-D-glucan synthase, which yields MFSALKTPFITTGRWADIKRVGNLYGYDPNSALDDESSLLNQKLAEGGIFDTFDNNYDPYPTWASDDEVPISKLKIQIIFNQLQEIFHFQPSNIRNMFDYLMKLLDSRASRMGPHLALQSLHADYIGGINANFRKWYFASQLDLDDSIGFENISYNGTAKRHSPYTVPMLSVAQKRWTENMNALSPDDATVHLALYLLCWGEANNIRMIPECLCFIFKCCNDYYYSLDLSKSIPSPERPFLDHIITPLYQFHFNQMYAINSKGETIPRNIDHDKILGYDDMNQLFWYRKGLERIVLQSSKRTILSFPPAERYIHLHNIEWSRAFFKTYYESRTSLHSVLNFNRVWSIHVCVFWLYTSFNSPTLYTSDYDYRRDNQPTASARLAVLSIAGSICLFLNWIAVIAEIKFVPRKWPGAESMIPKLLLLLILTLVQVAPIVYILFFNSLDYQDMFLLIISIFEFILSIAIIFYFSIVPFGALFGSYMSKGERTYLPSKYFTGSVPKLKGKAELASIGLWVCVFLSKFIETYFFLTLSIRDSVRELSTLEINTCIGETYFGDLLCKRQPLILLVLLFSTDLILFLLDTYLWFIIWNTLFSVCISFSIGISILTPWRNIFSRLPKRIYSKIINDNGSTSMKSKQLVSQLWNSIIISMYREHLLSIDHVNKLIYQQIIVPGQQDTSEQILKEPTFFVSQEDHALKTSLFKGHKEAERRITFFAQTLSTPIPESIGIEKMPSFSVLIPHYAEKISLSLREIIKEEDENSQLTLLEYLKQLHPAEWVNFVEDTKILAEEINSSEDSFSKSSIKDRLIDLPYYTVGFKTATPEYILRTRIWASLRTQTLYRTVSGFMNYSRAIKLLHDIENKDIADSSDSNKRLEEASIMALRKFRMVVSMQRFHKSSPEQRESKETLLRAYPELQIAYLEERYCEDRGCLEYYACLIDGSCEILEDGERKPKYRIRLSGNPIIGDGKSDNQNHALIFCRGEYIQLIDANQDNYLEECLKVRNIFSEFEELNSTDDPYCLDEDTNNPNPVAIIGAREYIFSENVGVLGDVAAGKEQTFGTLSARTLALIGGKLHYGHPDFLNSVFMTTRGGVSKGQKSLHLNEDIYAGMNALLRGGRIKHSEYLQCGKGRDLGFGSILNFTSKIGSGMGEQMLSREYFYLGTQLPLDRLLSFYYAHAGFHLNNMFIFLTINLFILFSANLAALVKNSLVCSYHKNIPITDPKSPEGCFNLVVVILWLQRCVVSIILVFFISFIPLFVQEVTERGIGKAVTRLSKQLASFSIFFEVFVCKIYANSLLNNLSTGSAKYIATGRGFATTRMPFSVLYSKFSTVSLHEASILFFLLLFTSISMWRTVLIYFWFTITALVISPFLFNPNQFAPQSFFLDYRKTLQWLFKGNSKWQQESWIGYVRNNRALYTGSKRKEVKLGENIDLGYLNKPSIINLLLTQVGTHLLKTLIVFNAYLFSNSQLNTGALRVNTIMRLAVCSLGPIAVNIVLLLLLQPLSLIIAPLVSSTCWKSFPSVLAAITRILGLLNHILFFNLLWMFQNWELATTVLGFCCSCLIESLLFRLVTSLFLTSEFRHGRTNRAWWSGKWITSGLGFNVLSQPVREYFCKVIEQSLFAADFIYVHILLFLQIPIVLTPFIDSIHSLMLFWLPPSKQLKPQLFPMRNSKRKRTHAQLLSVLFLLILSLQVALIIGPYIISIVYGNEVFRENMPEIFQQLFQPIAYKNPNLGLKSHSIITDISNMDTVNARKDNR from the coding sequence ATGTTCAGTGCCCTAAAAACTCCCTTTATCACTACAGGAAGATGGGCTGATATCAAGAGAGTGGGGAATCTATACGGTTATGATCCTAATTCCGCCTTGGATGATGAGAGCTCCCTATTAAATCAGAAACTGGCCGAAGGAGGCATCTTTGATACGTTTGACAACAACTACGATCCTTATCCGACATGGGCTTCTGACGATGAGGTTCCCATTTCAAAGCTGAAAATTCAGATAATCTTTAACCAATTGCAGGAGATATTTCACTTCCAGCCTTCCAACATAAGGAACATGTTTGATTATCTTATGAAGCTACTAGACTCCAGAGCCTCCAGAATGGGACCTCATCTGGCTCTTCAGTCTCTTCATGCAGATTATATCGGTGGAATCAATGCAAACTTTAGAAAGTGGTATTTTGCCTCTCAACTAGATTTAGATGACTCTATTGGCTTTGAAAACATTTCTTACAATGGCACTGCTAAAAGGCACTCACCTTACACCGTGCCCATGCTTTCAGTGGCCCAAAAGAGATGGACAGAGAACATGAATGCACTTTCTCCAGACGATGCAACGGTACACCTGGCATTGTATCTTCTTTGCTGGGGAGAAGCAAATAACATTAGAATGATTCCTGAATGCTTGTGTTTCATCTTTAAGTGCTGCAACGATTATTATTATTCACTcgatctttcaaaatctatACCTTCTCCTGAAAGACCCTTTTTGGATCACATCATCACTCCTCTTTATCAATTTCACTTCAACCAGATGTATGCTATCAATTCGAAAGGGGAGACAATCCCAAGAAATATCGACCATGATAAGATTTTAGGATATGACGATATGAACCAACTATTTTGGTATAGAAAAGGGTTGGAACGAATCGTTCTACAATCCTCAAAGCGTACCATTCTCTCATTTCCCCCGGCAGAGAGGTATATTCATTTGCATAACATTGAATGGTCTCGtgcctttttcaaaacatatTACGAATCTAGGACAAGTTTACATTCTGTTCTGAATTTCAATAGAGTGTGGTCAATCCATGTTTGTGTCTTTTGGCTGTACACAAGTTTCAACTCACCAACACTCTATACAAGTGATTATGACTATCGAAGAGACAACCAACCAACTGCATCGGCAAGATTGGCCGTTTTATCTATAGCGGGTTCCATCTGTTTATTTTTGAACTGGATTGCGGTGATTGCAGAAATTAAGTTCGTGCCTAGAAAATGGCCTGGTGCCGAATCAATGATACCCAAACTACTACTTCTGTTGATTCTAACATTAGTCCAAGTTGCCCCCATTGTCTATATCttgtttttcaacagcttgGACTACCAAGACATGTTCTTATTGATAATCTCTATCTTTGAGTTTATTTTATCCATTGCCATCATTTTCTATTTCTCCATAGTACCATTTGGTGCATTGTTCGGCTCTTACATGTCTAAAGGTGAGAGAACCTACCTACCTTCGAAATACTTTACAGGTTCCGTTCCAAAGCTAAAGGGAAAAGCGGAACTGGCTTCAATCGGGCTATGGGTTTGTGTGTTCCTTTCCAAATTTATTGAAActtatttctttttgacACTGTCCATTCGTGATTCTGTTAGAGAGCTCAGCACCCTGGAAATTAATACCTGTATTGGCGAAACATATTTTGGCGATTTACTTTGTAAAAGACAGCCATTGATCCTCCTTGTTTTGTTATTCTCTACTGACTTAATTCTCTTCTTATTGGACACCTACCTCTGGTTCATCATTTGGAACACACTCTTTTCTGTTTGCATATCGTTTTCTATCGGAATTTCAATACTTACACCTTGGAGGAACATCTTTTCTAGGCTACCCAAGAGAATTTACTCTAAGATTATCAATGACAATGGGAGTACAAGCATGAAGTCGAAACAACTGGTTTCACAGCTTTGGAATTCAATTATTATTTCAATGTACCGGGAACATTTACTATCGATAGACCATGTAAACAAACTGATTTATCAACAAATAATAGTTCCAGGTCAACAAGATACATCGGAGCAAATACTGAAGGAGCCCACATTTTTTGTTTCCCAGGAAGACCATGCCCTGAAGACTTCATTATTTAAAGGCCATAAGGAAgctgaaagaagaatcacGTTTTTTGCACAGACATTATCAACACCAATACCAGAGTCTATTGGCATAGAAAAGATGCCGTCATTTTCGGTCTTGATTCCCCATTATGCAGAAAAGATTAGCCTCTCCTTGAGAGAAATcattaaagaagaagatgagaattCGCAATTGACCCTTCTTGaatatttgaaacaactTCACCCTGCTGAATGGGTAaactttgttgaagatacaAAAATTCTTGCAGAAGAAATTAACTCATCTGAAGACAGTTTTTCCAAGAGTTCCATCAAGGATAGACTGATTGACCTTCCTTATTATACTGTAGGATTCAAAACGGCTACCCCAGAGTATATCTTGAGAACAAGAATCTGGGCATCGTTGAGGACCCAGACGCTTTATCGTACTGTTTCAGGATTCATGAACTATTCCAGGGCAATAAAGCTTCTTCATGACATTGAGAATAAAGATATAGCTGACAGTAGTGATTCGAATAAGAGATTAGAAGAGGCATCAATTATGGCACTACGAAAATTCAGAATGGTGGTCTCAATGCAGAGATTCCACAAAAGTTCTCCCGAGCAAAGAGAAAGCAAGGAAACCTTATTGAGAGCTTACCCTGAATTGCAGATCGCATACTTGGAAGAGAGATACTGCGAAGATAGAGGCTGCTTAGAGTATTATGCTTGTTTGATTGATGGAAGTTGTGaaattcttgaagatggtGAAAGAAAGCCCAAATATAGAATAAGGTTATCAGGAAACCCAATAATAGGAGATGGAAAGAGTGATAATCAAAACCATGCTTTGATATTTTGTCGTGGAGAGTACATTCAACTGATTGACGCCAATCAAGACAACTACCTCGAAGAATGCCTCAAAGTTAGAAATATATTCTCGGAGTTTGAAGAGTTAAACTCTACCGACGATCCATACTGTCTGGATGAGGACACAAACAACCCGAATCCCGTTGCAATCATTGGGGCAAGAGAGTATATATTCTCGGAAAATGTCGGAGTATTGGGAGATGTTGCAGCAGGTAAGGAGCAAACATTTGGAACCTTGTCTGCCAGAACTTTGGCTCTAATAGGTGGAAAGCTTCATTATGGCCATCCTGACTTCTTAAACTCTGTATTCATGACTACTAGAGGAGGTGTCTCCAAAGGACAAAAAAGCCTTCATTTGAATGAGGACATTTATGCAGGAATGAACGCTCTTCTTAGGGGAGGTAGAATAAAACATAGTGAGTATTTGCAGTGTGGAAAAGGCCGGGATTTGGGATTTGGATCGATCTTGAACTTCACTTCGAAAATTGGTTCCGGAATGGGTGAGCAGATGCTCTCCAGAGAGTACTTCTACTTGGGAACTCAGTTGCCATTAGACAGGCTTTTGTCATTTTATTATGCTCATGCTGGATTCCATTTGAATAACATGTTCATATTCCTAACCATCAATTTATTCATCCTCTTCTCTGCAAATTTGGCAGCTTTGGTCAAGAATTCTTTGGTTTGTAGCTACCACAAAAATATTCCAATAACCGACCCAAAGTCTCCTGAGGGTTGCTTCAATTTAGTTGTGGTGATCCTCTGGCTTCAAAGATGTGTAGTGTCTATCATTTTGGTgtttttcatttcatttATCCCTTTGTTTGTGCAAGAGGTCACTGAAAGGGGAATAGGAAAGGCGGTCACAAGACTCAGTAAGCAACTTGCCTccttttccattttttttgagGTTTTTGTTTGCAAAATTTATGCTAACTCACTATTGAATAACTTATCCACTGGTAGCGCCAAATATATTGCCACGGGAAGAGGATTTGCTACAACTCGGATGcctttttctgttttgtattccaagttttcaacGGTCAGTTTACATGAAGCAAGTATTCTATTCTTTTTATTACTTTTCACATCCATTTCTATGTGGAGAACAGTGTTGATATACTTCTGGTTCACGATCACTGCTCTGGTAATAAGCCCGTTTCTTTTTAACCCTAATCAATTTGCACCGCAAAGCTTTTTCTTAGATTACAGAAAAACCTTGCAGTGGTTATTTAAGGGTAATTCTAAATGGCAGCAGGAATCTTGGATAGGTTATGTCCGGAATAATAGAGCACTATACACTGGATCCAAGCGGAAAGAAGTTAAACTTGGGGAGAATATAGATCTAGGCTACTTGAACAAGCCATCAATTATTAATCTTCTTTTGACTCAAGTGGGAACACATCTGCTGAAGACATTAATTGTTTTCAACGCGTatcttttttcaaattcacAATTGAATACTGGCGCTTTGAGAGTGAATACTATTATGAGGTTGGCAGTGTGTTCTTTGGGTCCTATAGCTGTGAATATTGTTTTGTTATTACTATTGCAAccactttctttgataaTCGCACCATTGGTCAGTTCTACCTGCTGGAAATCGTTTCCGTCCGTCCTTGCAGCAATTACGAGAATATTAGGACTATTGAATCAcattttgttcttcaacttGCTATGgatgtttcaaaattggGAATTAGCAACCACGGTTCTTGGGTTCTGTTGTTCATGTCTGATAGAATCGTTGCTCTTTCGATTGGTTACCAGTTTGTTTCTTACCAGTGAGTTCAGACATGGACGAACAAACAGGGCCTGGTGGTCTGGAAAGTGGATTACTTCTGGTTTAGGGTTTAATGTGTTGAGTCAACCTGTGAGAGAATACTTTTGTAAGGTGATTGAGCAAAGTCTTTTTGCAGCAGACTTTATCTATGTGCATATTCTTTTATTTCTGCAAATTCCAATTGTTCTGACACCATTTATTGATAGCATCCACTCACTGATGCTGTTTTGGCTACCTCCAAGTAAACAACTAAAGCCGCAACTATTTCCTATGAGAAATagtaaaagaaaaaggacCCATGCCCAGTTACTGTCTGTGTTGTTTTTACTCATATTATCTCTACAGGTGGCACTCATAATCGGACCTTACATCATTTCAATTGTATATGGAAATGAAGTGTTCAGGGAGAACATGCCAGAAATATTTCAGCAGCTTTTCCAGCCAATTGCGTATAAGAACCCAAACCTAGGGTTAAAAAGCCATTCCATAATCACTGATATTTCCAATATGGACACAGTTAATGCAAGGAAAGATAACAGATAA